ATGTCCGCCATGAGGCGTGCCATCTTGTCCTCCGAAATCACATAATCGGGGGTCCTGCTGCACGACATGAACATTACTATAAAAAGCAGTATGACAGGTATACGGCACATTTTCAGGATAATGGGTGTAATTACATCCTGCCTCTCTTCGAATAACTGCGGAGCGAAAGGTCACGCAGTCCCGAAGGGGAAAGAACATACTTGTGATAAAAGACTATAAGCACGAATATTCCGCACGAAATGGCAGCATCGGCAAGATTGAACACAGGCTGGAAAAACAGAAAGAACTGACCTCCGACAAACGGCACCCAATCAGGCCATGTGAACGAGAACAACGGAAAGTAGAACATATCGACCACCTTACCCATAAACACAGGCGCATACCCCCCGCCCTCCGGAAAGAGGCTCGCCACCTGCGGAGGCATAGGATTATTGAATATCAATCCGTAGAATACACAGTCAAAAATGTTTCCGGCAGCCCCTGCAGTAATCAAAGCAAGGCATATCAGATACCCTTTCGGCACCACTCTTATACGAATTATGCTATGGATATACCATACTAATGCCGATACAGCCACTATACGAAAAAGTGTAAGCGCAAGCTTGCTGCCTATGGTCATTCCGAATGCCATCCCATTGTTCTCAATGAACAGCAGATGAAACCATGAAAAAACAGGCATATCCTCGCCCAGATAGAAAGATGTCTTTACAGCTATCTTTATTATCTGGTCGAGGAGTACCGTTACAATAATGATGATGGCTACAATAGTGCCTCGTGAACGCATATGTGTTATTTTCTTTTCATATTCTTTGCCTCCACACTGCGTGTGGCGTGCGGCACAGCGCGTAGACGCTCCTTAGGTATAAGTTCTCCTGTCTCGCAGCATACTCCGTAAGTCTTGTTCTCGATACGGATCAATGCATTCTGCAAGTGTTGAATGAATTTCAACTGACGGGTAGCCAACTGCCCGGCCTCCTCTTTGGAGAGGGTCGTGGCCCCCTCCTCAAGAATCTTGAATGTCGGCGATGTGTCGGCGATGTCATTTCCATCGGTGTTATTTATATTGGCACGAAGAGTATCATACTCCTTCTGTGCCTTGGCGAGCTTCTCCAGAATAATCGCTTTGAACTCCTGAAGCTCCTCGTCGCTATATCTATTTTTCTCGCTCATAATAGTGTGAGTTAGGTAATTATATGAAACGTGTTAATTCCTTACTTATTTAACGAAATTTTCACATAAAGGTTCACATCATCTATGGCGAGTTCGCTGACTCCTTCCTCTCCGGCTGCAACAGGTGCGATCTCAAGAGAATTGGCAAGTACCTGACGAGATATGTAAGATGAATACTCCCTGATAGCTTCATCAGTAGCATCGCAGGGTGAGAACACAAGGCAAATACGGTCGGTGACCTCAAATCCGCTCTGCTTACGTATGTTCTGCACACGGTTGACTATCTCGCGAGCTATGCCTTCGCGCTTCAACTCCGGTGTGACAGTCACATCGAGTGCGATTGTCACCTGTCCGTTGTTTGCGACGAGCCAGCCCGGGATATCCTCCGAAACTATATCAACATCGCAAGCGTCAACATGAATCTCTGCGCCATTTATATTCAGGTCAATATATCCCTGCCCCTCAAGAGTTGCCACGGCCTTTGAATCAAGCGACTTGATGGCTTCTGCAACAGCCTTCATATTCTTGCCATGCTTCGGACCAAGCTTTTTGAAGTCAGGTTTCGCACTCTTTACAATGATGTTTTCATCATTGCCTACAATCTTGAGCTCTTTTACATTTATCTCATCCTTCACAAGCCCGGAGATCGCGTCAAGCATCGAATGCATTTCATCGTCAAGCGCAGGCACCATAAGAGAGCCGAGCGGCTGACGCACCTTAATGTTGACCTTTCTGCGTAGAGCAAGTGTCATGGATGTGATATCCTGAGCCAACTGCTGACGCTTCTCAAGCTCGGGAGCCGAGAGTGACTGATCCATCTTGGGGAATTCTGCAAGATGCACTGATGTGCCGGATGCTGTGAGGGCGCGATACAGCTCGTCGGCATAGAACGGTGCAAAAGGAGCGATGAGACGCGATACTGTCTCCAGACACTGATAAAGAGTCTGATAAGCGGCGTTATCACCACTCCAGAAACGTTTGCGGTTGAGGCGTACATACCAGTTGGAGAGCGAGTCGACAAATTCTGATATCGCACGTGCTGCACGTGTGGGCTCATAATCGTCAAGCGACTCGGTGACAGTCCCCACCAGAGTGTTGAGCAGGGAGAGCACCCAGCGGTCTATCTCGGGACGCTCGGCAACAGGAATTGCCGGAGCAGTCGGATCAAATCCGTCAAGGTTGGCATACAGTGCGAAGAAACCATATGTATTGTATAGCGTGGAGAAGAACTTGCGCGAAGTCTCCGCCACTCCGTTCTCATCATACTTGAGATTATCCCATGGTGATGAATTGGATATCATGTACCAGCGCACCGGATCGGCACCGAATTTCTCAATCTGCCCGAAAGGATCCACCGCATTGCCAAGACGCTTTGACATTTTGTTGCCAAACTTGTCAAGGACAAGCCCATTGGATACCACAGCCTTGTAAGCTACAGAGTCAAAGAGCATTCCGGCGATCGCATGGAGAGTGAAGAACCATCCGCGGGTCTGATCGACACCCTCGGCGATGAAGTCGGCGGGATATACCTCACGATTGTCAAACGCCTCCTTGTTCTCAAACGGATAATGAATCTGTGCATAAGGCATTGATCCGGAGTCAAACCACACGTCTATGAGGTCTTTCTCGCGATACATCGGCTTGCCGGACGGCGACAGGAGCACTATATCATCGACATAAGGACGGTGCAGGTCTATCTTGTCGTAATTTTCCTTTGCATATACTCCGGGCTCAAATCCAGCCTTGCGATAAAGGTTCTCCTTCATGAGTCCGGCTTCAACCGCACGGTCCATCTCGGCACAGAGCTGCTCTACCGACGAGATGCACATCTCCTCGGCTCCGTCCTCTGTACGCCATATGGGCAGAGGTGTCCCCCAGTAACGGCTGCGTGACAGATTCCAGTCCTGAAGGTTCTCAAGCCATTTTCCGAAACGGCCCGAACCTGTGGACGCAGGCTTCCAGTTGATGCCCTCATTAAGCTCCATCAGACGCTCACGCACTGCTGTGGTCTTTATGAACCAGCTGTCAAGCGGATAGTAGAGCACCGGTTTGTCGGTACGCCAGCAATGAGGATAGTTGTGTGTATGCTTCTCTATCTTGTACACTTTGTCGGTGGCTTTAAGCTCCATGCATATCTGCACGTCAAGAGTCTCGGTCTCCTCTGTGGCAGCAGGGTCGTAAGCGTTCTTGACATACTTACCTTCCCATGCCTTGTAAGCCTCCGCATCAACCATCTCGCTGACAAACTTCGGATCAAGATCACTCATCAGATAGAAACGGCCTGTCATGTCGACCATCGGACGGATATTGCCGTCACGGTCTATAAGATGTAGCGGCGGCACTCCGCTCTGCTTTGACACGCGGAGGTCATCGGCACCGAACGTGCCGGCTATATGCACAATGCCTGTTCCGTCCTCAGTGGTCACATAGTCTCCAGGTATCACACGGAACGCGCCCTCTCCCGGGTTAACCCAAGGAAGAAGCTGCTCATAATTTATACCCACAAGGTCGGCACCCTTCACTGTTGCCACCACCTCATAAGGCACAAGCTTGTCACCCTTGTTATATTCATCGAGTCTGAGCTCGCAGGCCTTTGCATTGAAAAGCGAGCCCATAAGCGCATCAGCGGCAACCACAGTGATAGGCTTGCCCGAATATGGATTGTAGGTGCGTACGATATTGTAAGCAATTTCCGGGCCTACAGCCAGGGCGGTATTTGACGGAAGAGTCCATGGAGTGGTGGTCCATGCCAGGAAATAAGGTGTACCCCACTGGAAAAGAATATCCCTGTAGGGAGCAAGTGCAGGTGAATTGTCGTCAACCACCTTGAACTGGGCCACACAGGTAGTGTCCTTAACATCACGGTAACATCCGGGCTGGTTGAGCTCGTGAGAGCTCAGTCCTGTACCGGCAGCGGGAGAATAAGGCTGGATGGTGTACCCTTTATAAAGGTAGCCCTTCTCGTAAAGCTTGCTCAGCAGCCACCACACAGTCTCGATATACCGGTTGTCATAGGTGATATATGCATTAGGCATATCCACCCAATATCCCATACGCTTGGTGAGGTCCTCCCACTGGTCAGTGTACTTCATCACCTCTCGACGGCATGCAGCATTGTATTCATCAACAGATATCTTCTTACCGATATCCTCCTTGGTGATGCCGAGCTCCTTTTCAACGCCAAGCTCCACAGGAAGCCCATGGGTGTCCCATCCAGCCTTGCGCTTCACCTGGAATCCCTGCATAGTCTTATAACGGCAGAAAATATCCTTGATAGTCCTGGCAAGCACATGATGGATGCCCGGACGGCCGTTAGCAGAAGGGGGACCCTCAAAAAACACAAACGACGGACAACCTTCGCGCTCCGACATGGTACGGCGGAACACATCCTCGTCACTCCACTGTCCGAGCACTCTCTGATTGATTTCGGGCAGATTCAGCCCGCCATATTCCTTGAATCTCTTCGCCATAATGAGATGATTTTTACTTTATTTCATCGGCAAAACCGCCGTCCTTTCAGCGCGGAATCACCCATAGTCTTAAAAATTTTCGCAAAATTAGCAAATTTTCCTCGCATTTCCCAGAAATTCCAAAAAAGATTTTCTCCAAATACTTTAATATTATATCATATATAAAAACTGCGGTGATATCCTAATACATATCTTAGACACCACCACAATTAATTTAAGTTGTATGACTGATACAGATCTCTCCTACTCTGATTTGAACGTGATGTCGTCGGTGCGTGGATGCACAAATTCGAATTCGAGTGTGCGGGCGAGGCCTTCGTCAAGGGTGTATGGAGCCTTGAAACCTGAGGAGTGTGCCTTTGTGGCGTCGAACTCGGTGGTGGCACAGAATTTCTTTACGCGGACCGATGACACAGTGAGCTTCCGTCCCGTAATCCTGGCAAGGAGGTCGAAGCAGTAGCCGCCCATCATTCCGAGCCAGTATGGGAAATGCGTTGCCGGGATGTGCTTGCCGAGGACCTTGCTGACATGGGATACGAGCTGGTTCATGTTGTTGTCAGGCTTGTCGATGTAGTTGAAC
The nucleotide sequence above comes from Duncaniella freteri. Encoded proteins:
- a CDS encoding lipoprotein signal peptidase, translated to MRSRGTIVAIIIIVTVLLDQIIKIAVKTSFYLGEDMPVFSWFHLLFIENNGMAFGMTIGSKLALTLFRIVAVSALVWYIHSIIRIRVVPKGYLICLALITAGAAGNIFDCVFYGLIFNNPMPPQVASLFPEGGGYAPVFMGKVVDMFYFPLFSFTWPDWVPFVGGQFFLFFQPVFNLADAAISCGIFVLIVFYHKYVLSPSGLRDLSLRSYSKRGRM
- the ileS gene encoding isoleucine--tRNA ligase, whose translation is MAKRFKEYGGLNLPEINQRVLGQWSDEDVFRRTMSEREGCPSFVFFEGPPSANGRPGIHHVLARTIKDIFCRYKTMQGFQVKRKAGWDTHGLPVELGVEKELGITKEDIGKKISVDEYNAACRREVMKYTDQWEDLTKRMGYWVDMPNAYITYDNRYIETVWWLLSKLYEKGYLYKGYTIQPYSPAAGTGLSSHELNQPGCYRDVKDTTCVAQFKVVDDNSPALAPYRDILFQWGTPYFLAWTTTPWTLPSNTALAVGPEIAYNIVRTYNPYSGKPITVVAADALMGSLFNAKACELRLDEYNKGDKLVPYEVVATVKGADLVGINYEQLLPWVNPGEGAFRVIPGDYVTTEDGTGIVHIAGTFGADDLRVSKQSGVPPLHLIDRDGNIRPMVDMTGRFYLMSDLDPKFVSEMVDAEAYKAWEGKYVKNAYDPAATEETETLDVQICMELKATDKVYKIEKHTHNYPHCWRTDKPVLYYPLDSWFIKTTAVRERLMELNEGINWKPASTGSGRFGKWLENLQDWNLSRSRYWGTPLPIWRTEDGAEEMCISSVEQLCAEMDRAVEAGLMKENLYRKAGFEPGVYAKENYDKIDLHRPYVDDIVLLSPSGKPMYREKDLIDVWFDSGSMPYAQIHYPFENKEAFDNREVYPADFIAEGVDQTRGWFFTLHAIAGMLFDSVAYKAVVSNGLVLDKFGNKMSKRLGNAVDPFGQIEKFGADPVRWYMISNSSPWDNLKYDENGVAETSRKFFSTLYNTYGFFALYANLDGFDPTAPAIPVAERPEIDRWVLSLLNTLVGTVTESLDDYEPTRAARAISEFVDSLSNWYVRLNRKRFWSGDNAAYQTLYQCLETVSRLIAPFAPFYADELYRALTASGTSVHLAEFPKMDQSLSAPELEKRQQLAQDITSMTLALRRKVNIKVRQPLGSLMVPALDDEMHSMLDAISGLVKDEINVKELKIVGNDENIIVKSAKPDFKKLGPKHGKNMKAVAEAIKSLDSKAVATLEGQGYIDLNINGAEIHVDACDVDIVSEDIPGWLVANNGQVTIALDVTVTPELKREGIAREIVNRVQNIRKQSGFEVTDRICLVFSPCDATDEAIREYSSYISRQVLANSLEIAPVAAGEEGVSELAIDDVNLYVKISLNK
- a CDS encoding TraR/DksA family transcriptional regulator → MSEKNRYSDEELQEFKAIILEKLAKAQKEYDTLRANINNTDGNDIADTSPTFKILEEGATTLSKEEAGQLATRQLKFIQHLQNALIRIENKTYGVCCETGELIPKERLRAVPHATRSVEAKNMKRK